Genomic segment of Pseudomonas sp. DY-1:
GCGCCTGGAGGCGGTGGATGCGCCCAACACCGGCCGCGGAGGTTGGAGCAGCGTGTTCCGCCTGGATCTCGGCGATGCCGCCTACTATCTGAAGCGGCAGAGCAACTTTCTCAGCCGAAGCGTGCTGCGACCTTTTGGCGAACCCACCTTCGCCCGCGAATTCCGCAATATCCGCCGTTACCAGGACCTGGGCGTTCCGGCTCTGCAGGCGGCCTTTTTCGGTACCCGCCAGATCGATGGCGAGCGCCGCGCGATCCTGGTGTCCCGCGCTCTGGACGGCTGGCGTGAGCTTGCCAGTTACCTCGAGCTGTGGGGCGGGATGGCCGCCGTTCAGCGTGCGACCCTCCTCGCCGCTGTAGCCATTCTGGCGCGGCGTCTACACAGCGCCGGCCAGGTGCATGGCTGCTTCTATCCCAAGCATGTCTTCCTGCGGGAAACCCAGGACGGGTTCGAGGCCTGCCTGATCGACCTGGAAAAGACCCGTCCGCTATTGCTGGGTCGTCGGGATCGCGTCAAGGACCTGGAAGCCCTGGTTCGCCGGGCTGACGCCTGGGGGGAGGCCGAGGTGCGCGAGCTGCTGGCGGGCTATCTGGAACGTCCGCGGGATTCGGCCGAGGTCAGCGATTGGTTGGCTCGTCTCGCCAGACGCCGTCGCAATAAGGAACGCGAGCGATGACTCTTGCGGAACTGGCCCGGGCAGGACGCAGCCCGAAACTTCCCATTCGCCTCGACGTAGCTGGCGGTCTGGAGCTGCAGAGCCTGCTGCGGGTGCTGCCCGGGCAGCGCTATGTGGGCGTGGCGGTGTGGCAAGGACGCAGGGTGCTGGCCAAGCTGCTGGTCGGCGGCAAGGCCGAGCGGCACTTCCATCGTGAGCTCTCAGGTGCCCGCGCGCTGCATGAGCACGGCATCGATACCCCGGAGCTTCTGAGCGAGGGGCATCAAGCGGGGCAGGGCGGCTGGCTGCTGTTCGAGTACCTGGAGTCGGCGGAGAGCCTTTGGGATGCCTGGCGCGAGGTCGAGCGTGACGCGCCGCTGTCCGACGGTCAGCAGGCCGTGCTGGGCGAGGCACTTGGCGCCATCGCCCGGTTGCATCTGGCCGGGCTCGCCCAGGAAGACCTGCACCTCGACAATCTGTTGCGCCATGGTGGAAAGCTGCAGGTGATCGATGGTGGCGGCATCCGCGCCGAAACACCCGGCAGTCCGCTTCCACGGGATAAGGTCATGGCCAACCTGGGTGTGTTCTTCGCCCAGCTGCCGGCGGAGCTGGACCCGTTCCTGGAGGAGTTGCTGGTGCAGTACCTGCTGGTCAATGGCGAACATGCCTTGCCGCTGGAGGCGCTGGAAAAGGAAATTGCCCGGATGCGGCAATGGCGTCTTGGCGACTATATGAAGAAGATCGCTCGCGATTGCAGCCTGTTCAGTGTCGTTCGCGGTGCATTCGGCCTGCGCGCGGTTCGTCGGGAGACAGAAGCAGGGCTCGAAAGGCTGCTGCAGGCGCCGGACGCCGCGCTTGAGCAAGGGCGCTCGCTGAAGCAAGGGGCTACTGCCACGGTGGCGGAAGTCCAGATCGACGGACGCAAACTGCTGGTCAAGCGTTACAACATCAAGGGCCTGCTGCACTGGTTGACGCGCTTCTGGCGCCCGAGTCGCGCCTGGCACAGCTGGCGCGAGGGTAACCGTCTGGAGTTCCTTGGCATCGCCACGCCACGTCCGCTGGCTGTGCTCGAGCGGCGTTTTCTCTGGCTGCGCGGCCGGGCCTACCTGATTACCGAATATCTCTCCGGGCAAGATATAATCGCCCGTTTTCGACCCTATCTGGACAATCCTGATGGGGCTGGTGCTCCACCGGAAGCCGAGCTGCAAGCTCTCGACCGACTGTTCGCTACGCTTATCCGCGAGCGCATCAGTCACGGCGACTTCAAGGGCTACAACCTGTTCTGGCAGGACGGCCGCTGGACCCTGATCGATCTCGATGCCGTGTACCAGCATCGTAGCGAGCGCAGCTTCGCCAGGGCCTATGCTCGCGACCGCGCGCGCTTCCTGCGGAACTGGCCGGCCGAGTCGGCACTGCACCAGCTACTGGATCAACGTTTACCGCAGGTGCCGGGCACCTGCCCTGAAAGAGGCTAACCCCGTGGCATTGACGATTCTCGGCCTTTCCGGCGCTCTCAGCCATGATCCATCCGCCGCGCTCTACATCGACGGCAAACTTATCGCGGCCGCCGAAGAAGAGCGCTTCGTGCGCGACAAGCACGCGAAGAATCGCATGCCCTACGAGTCGGCCAAGTTCTGCCTGGAGCAGGCCGGTATCAAGCCCTCCGACGTCGACGTCGTGGCCATTCCCTTCGCGCCCATCAGTCTTTTCGGCAAGGCCCGCTGGCACTACGCCAAGCGTTACTGGTACGCCCCGGATCGTGCGCTGGACGCCATCCTCATGGGCAACCGCCGCTACAAGCGCTACCGCAAGAAGATCGTCTGGTGCCTGGAGCAACTGGGCTTCGATGCGAAGAAGGTGAAAATCGAGCCGGTGGAGCATCACCTGGCCCAC
This window contains:
- a CDS encoding lipopolysaccharide kinase InaA family protein, whose protein sequence is MTLAELARAGRSPKLPIRLDVAGGLELQSLLRVLPGQRYVGVAVWQGRRVLAKLLVGGKAERHFHRELSGARALHEHGIDTPELLSEGHQAGQGGWLLFEYLESAESLWDAWREVERDAPLSDGQQAVLGEALGAIARLHLAGLAQEDLHLDNLLRHGGKLQVIDGGGIRAETPGSPLPRDKVMANLGVFFAQLPAELDPFLEELLVQYLLVNGEHALPLEALEKEIARMRQWRLGDYMKKIARDCSLFSVVRGAFGLRAVRRETEAGLERLLQAPDAALEQGRSLKQGATATVAEVQIDGRKLLVKRYNIKGLLHWLTRFWRPSRAWHSWREGNRLEFLGIATPRPLAVLERRFLWLRGRAYLITEYLSGQDIIARFRPYLDNPDGAGAPPEAELQALDRLFATLIRERISHGDFKGYNLFWQDGRWTLIDLDAVYQHRSERSFARAYARDRARFLRNWPAESALHQLLDQRLPQVPGTCPERG
- a CDS encoding lipopolysaccharide kinase InaA family protein, giving the protein MSDFIAAADREILARHGLDSFDSLWALRLEAVDAPNTGRGGWSSVFRLDLGDAAYYLKRQSNFLSRSVLRPFGEPTFAREFRNIRRYQDLGVPALQAAFFGTRQIDGERRAILVSRALDGWRELASYLELWGGMAAVQRATLLAAVAILARRLHSAGQVHGCFYPKHVFLRETQDGFEACLIDLEKTRPLLLGRRDRVKDLEALVRRADAWGEAEVRELLAGYLERPRDSAEVSDWLARLARRRRNKERER